The Sceloporus undulatus isolate JIND9_A2432 ecotype Alabama chromosome 7, SceUnd_v1.1, whole genome shotgun sequence genome segment ACCGCTTTATGGAAAGCTGAATATAATTTCTATAATGGAAACTCAACTCAacaggtcacgggtatgaatttgcaggacttgaacaggaggatagggagtcttggagatgtctcatctacaaggtCGCCATTGGTCGAGAGCGACTCGAGGGTTGATAACAATGACAAAGACTACCATATGACAGTCAGGGAAAGTTACCCATTGTTTCCAAATTGGAGACTTTTTGGTAGAGCAAGCCTCCCATTACAGCTTTCCATTAGCCACCAAATCTACAGAGGTTGTTGGTGAAAGCTATCCTGAAAATCTTGAATTGTACAAGGTATTGGATTACCTGTATGTATCTCAAGAAGACAATCACTTTTAGAAGCCCAATGAGTGGCAggaccttgtgtgtgtgtgtgtgtgtgtgtgtgtgtgtgtattaaaaatctCCTGCTGCTTCTGTGGTTGGATTTAGTTCTATAGGATGCTATATGAGGATTGCAGTCAGAGGCCTGCATACATATTTCAGGAATCTACTAGTTCTACTAGTGCTATGTATGTTTAAAATGGGAAGCTCCAGATTTTACTTGTTTGGAACTGGTTTATTCTTGCACAAGCTgtgtacatcattaaaataactgTAACCGAATTCTTGCAATAAAGAATGTTAGTTGAGTtgattcttctccctccctccctcatgttTTCCCCCTAACAGGAGGAATTACTATGGAGGAAACTGGGCAAGTTTTAGTTTCTCTGGATTATTGTCCTGGATAAAAGAGAACAAAGTAAGTTTTATCTCAGCGTTTTGTCATtactttatattgttttgttatgtttttgtcTTTCACTTTGCTAGTGTCATTCAGTGAATATTAGCTTATAATTGTTCATAATTTGAACACTTTGAAAACCCATGACTTCATTGGTCTTAGCAGTCTCCACACTGATCCAGATCACCATTGTTGTGTTCACAGCTGTTGTGGTCATCATCTGGTAATGAATTTCTCTGGATATAGCCCAGGTTGGTCCTCAGATGACAGATATGGATTCTACCATGGCAGCTATACTAGTAGACTTCAGCAGCTTGATAACACCTATCATGATCTGATGTCCAGTAGATCTCTCCATGCCAGAAGAAAATCTGTAATAATAATGGGTGTACATAAGCATCAAAAACGTTAGCAGCAGATCCTTGTATGGCCAAGACAGTGCTATCCGTATACAAAGGGAGGATATCAGCAGACCAGGAATACCCTCCAATctgcaaaagttttttaaaaaagaaaaaaaaacataaagaagGTATAAAAATTCCCCAGCGAGGACTAAGCATATGGATGAGCACAGGACACGGAGTCTGGCTGATGGACTATTCCACCATATTCCATCACCGTTGCCTATGTTGGCTGGGGCAACTGTAGAATACTAAAATGTAGAGTactgtttgtatatttttagaagactttaaaaaaacataaatctaGTTTCCTTTTTGGTTGTTCATTCAAGGAAAGAGCTGAACCATGTGGGGAAAACACTGCCTGGAAAGAGCTGATCCTTGAAAATGAAGAAGGCATTCCTCTTAACAAAGTAGACCAAACTATTCGAAATGTTGAAGACTTCTGCTATGCCAGGTAACTGCATAGTTGTTTGCACCTAATTTTgtgtggaggaagagaagggatatATTTGCAATGAGAGATGGTTGAAATAACAGTGACATGAGTCTTCTGTTATCACCATGATAGTGGtgaggcctctcctttcctccATTGGATATTGGAGAGAAGAGCCTAGAACACATAACTTCAGCCAAAGTCAGCTTCAGAAATGCTCTGATATAAAACCTgaaaaatgccctttaaaagtaacttcagAATGTAACTGGAAAATGCTactcatttgtttgccttttgcaaattgtttgctttttgcaaacAATGTTGTCTTATCTCATTCTAGGTtaagttttaaacattttttacagTGGGAGAGGAGAAATTGTAGAATAGTCACCACACCAACAATGTGATTTTGTTCCTGCTTGTTATGTTAGTTTTCAAATGTGCTTTACCAGAAATGTAGCTTGTTACAGACAGCTGTGTTACTTACAATTCATTACTTCTAAGCTCTGTAAATTTATCTAAGTTGTTAGCCTATCGCTACATATTGTGGTAACATATTCCTTACTTAAACTGTGTTGTATGGACATCTATATTTTCATTTGTCATTTATGAAGTTCCTATCCCTCATCCTCATTGGATGATGATAATTATAATAAGAGGAAGAAAACCTGTCTGTATCCACTTTCTCCCTATCACACATAGGCTAGCATCCTCTGAGTGACCTATACATGCATAAGTCCCTTTTTTAGGACTGGGCACACCGAGCTATGCACTTGCTTTTACACCTTATCCAGAAACCTTCCACCAGCCAGCAGCTGTTAAATCCGGTTTCCATGAAGATCTGGCTGGTCTGGGCtcctgggggaaggaaaaggagatgtATCCTTATTTCTTCCCCTTTCTGCTGATTGTGTTGATACCAGCTGTTTCTCTGTGGTCTGAAtcacctctttcctcctccttctcaccaGCAAGCATCAGCACCGGGGGCCCTTCAACCTCTTGACAGCTATCAGGAGGTGGGAGGATGTAGAGCTTCACATGGGGAACTATACACAATGTAGGATCTTCTCTTTTATGCTCTTCTGTCATGTTTCTTTCTTACTCatctttaaaacaaacagcttTGAACATTCTAATCTTTTCTTAGGGAATTTTTCCCAGTCCCTTGATAATTTTGGTTGCCTGTTTTTTGCACCTTCCTCAGCTCTACAGCAGCACCCTTCAAACCTTGGCTTGGCTGTTTCATCTAAACCAGCACTTTGCCTTGAAAGAATATTATTTGAATTACGTTtttagtatatcttgacttcagagAATCTAGAATTGGAAttgaccgcaagggccacccagtccaaccccttgcattgcaggaatacacagcccCCTTCTACACTGCCATTCCCTTCACCTTGTATGTCTTTTTACATTTTatactgagggcagggaactgtcaaattaacaatctgtaagccactctgagagcctttgtggtggAAGTGCGGAtacaaatactctaaataaataaataaatttaatagtaGTTCTTTTAAGCAACTAAATGTTCAAGCAAGAGCTCATCCCAGGCCTTTCTGTGGTCTAtactttcagttcatttttttgcCATTGTTGTTTGACTTCCCTGAACTTCTATGAAGTTGCCATGAAACATTTATTTTGAGAGAATAAAAACAGCTGGGTAGCAGTGGTAATATAGTGTGCAAAGCTGAAATGAATGGCCACAGAACAAAGTGCATCCATCAAAGGGGAAGAATACCATCTCCGCAACAAGCGGTATTGAAAAAAAGGCAAATGGCTGAAAAATAAATAGTGAACACCTGTGCTGCATAAATTAACCAGCTGCTTGGCAATTTTTCTTTTGACCTATCGGAAGGGGTGGTTGTTACGAGGCATTAATAAGACGCATTGGCTTTGAGAGATTCTTTTGTTAGTACCATTAATTAATGAATGACGCTAGATAATGTTCAGAATTTACACCACAATTTGTGCTGCAGATGTATTCTTTTTGCGAATTAGTATTACCAAAAGAGACGCAGGGAAAAAATATCCCTGCCTGCACAAAGATTTAAACTtgagtgattcccccccccccttcttactCTAGTTTTTATAGTCACAGTTGTTCTATTTAAAATTGATGTTTTGTGCAAGATATATTCTGGAGGTTGTTAAAAGTGGCTTGGAATATCTCAGTTTAATAGTCTAAATTCAGAAGGATtagctggattttttttcctttggtccattgaaattggtattttaaaatattagctgTAAAGATACACAGTTAATTTTTCATATTACTGTGATCCTGTAGAGAAAGGTCTTGATACAAGAGAaataagtcctattgatttcagtagaAGTTATTAATGGAAGCACACTTAGCATTCCATCTTAATGATGTTTCAATGCTTCCCATGAACTAATTTAGTGGTATCTAGCTTCATGTTCTTTTCAGAGGATGTTGAAATACTAATGGAAACATCCTTCACCAATGGCAAGCCTGTTTAGGACTGTAgggcaacatctggaggtcctctAGCTCTGGATGGGAATGGTAGATTTAGGTCTTGGGGCCTGGGTTCAATCCTCTGTTTACCATAAAGCCCACTGCTTGACCTTGGGACTGTCCCTTTACCCAACCTGCCTCACAACATTTTGTTCATGGTTGTTCAGTGTCAAGGAGGTGTGCACAAAGTGACACTTATATATCATGGGTAGGAGTCTTATAGTCTTCCAGAGGtggttgtactacaactcccaacagccttagcactagcatagccagtgatgaggaatcctgggagttgcaatccaagcAGTGGAGGGCTGCATGAGTCCCACTTCTGCCATACCATAGCAGTGATATTAGAGCAATATTGACCCTCTTTAAGGAGAATAACattctaatttttctcctgcaCACATGCATTTTGGAAAGGATGGgagaaattctttcttttttatgttgGGTGGCTTCAAACGAGTCCAGCAATGGCTTCTCCTACTGCTTCACCTGTGCATAATATGCATGTGTGGTGGTTCTTAAACTCACAGCGGTGTAATCCAGTCCTCCACACCTTCACCCTTACACTGCATTTAAAAATGTCCACCTGATCATAGTGTTGACTTGATAATACAAAGCTGCTAGCTCCAATATTTTGTTATCACAGTGGGTCCTCCATATTGGCGAAGGTTCAGTTCCAGCTCccctccatggatgccaaaaaaaCACGGATGTTTGTACTCCACCTTTTTCAGTGATAGTAATGTGAATGTGCCTCCAGTGAAGCATGCACATTCATATCACCACTATAGAATAATACAGGACACAATTGTCCATAGGTAGCGGTTGACTTCTGGGATGGGAAGCTCGTGAGTTGTTAAGGCCCACAGTAGTACCTTTGGttgaaaaaaatatggatttGACCAGAGGCAAGCAATGATACAACCTTTATTTTGCCCTATCCCATGCAGAAGTCTCTCTGGTAAATACAGTTGGGCTACTAATTACATCAGAGATGGACATAAGAGGACCTGAAAATGAAGTTGCTTTTATTGCTAGCAGTGAAGGGAATTCTGCCTTTTATAATGATAGCTACTGAACTTTTACTGCTGTTTCATTTCAGATCACCTTTGAAATCACAGTTCATTAGTTGTCAGCTAAGCTTAAAACATTTGCTTGGATGATTAATGGCTATCTGGTTAAGAGATAAAAAGATAATGCAAAATTGTTGCCCGAACTCCTCTTCCCCGCCCCCATTAATAATGACACTGATTTGATTCATCTCTGTTGGTAGCATAAACTGAAAACCCAAGTTCAAAGTATTAGTTGTAGAGGTAGGTTTCATTGAAGttgaagatgaaaaagaaagatgaGCTTAAAGGTGGAGTGCAGCCTTAGAGAGAGAATGTTAAGGATTTTGCCATTAAGGAAAAAGGAAGATGCCCAGGACTTGTTACATGTGCTGACCTCGCTCTTTCAACCTGCTTTACCTTTATCATGACAGGTAGTCAGAGGATTAATGGGCATAACAGCAAGATTTAAAGCATGCCTTCATTAAGTTTCATTTGAAGGCCATGGATGGGGCCAATGAAGATGAAAATATATTGTGCTTTTCTCTCTGATTActtaaaaaaacctttctaattatattttaatatcttgCCTTTTTGCTCATTTCACAACCCCTCCTGTCCATAGTTCTTACAAGGCAGTATTCTTCTGTTGTATGAACAAGTAGTTTTCACTAAAGCCGTGTTGTGTCTTAACATTTTGTTGTTGACAAACCCTCCTTACCTGAGTTGTTTGTGAATATTCCAATTGCAATGGTTCATCTGATTAGTGACTTGGAGTGGGCTTTACATGTGGATAGCCAGTTTTCATTGTTACATACATATACACTGTGTTTATATTGATAAGGCAAGGTCAGCATATCATTTACAGCATCTTGAAAATTGGTGAAGTGGCTGTTTGTGTCTAATAAGCTGGACGTTTTTGGGCACTAATTTTCTCTGTCCTTCTCTTCTAAAAATCAGTCAGGATTCATCTGAAGATGTGGAAGAAGCTGGTGCATTGCCAAAAATGTCTGCCTTGGTTATTTCTGCTTCTAGTGAGGTTGTGGAGGAAGTCTTTGCTACATTGGATGATGACAAGGAGACTCTTCCTTCTGAGGATCATTCATTGGAGGCTAAAGGTGAAGAAACATGCTCCAAAAGTGTTGCACAGTATGATCCACACTGTACAGCTGACAAAGATAGTGTAGAAGAAACCTCACCAAGAGAGAAATGCTGTGACAGTGCAACACCTGATCAGTTGGTGTCGGAAACAGAAAACAGTGAATCTGCATCTATGACTGAAACATCAGTTGAACCATGGAAAATTACTTATTCCCAAATTGTTAAAGAAGGGAGACGATTTAATATTGATTTAATTTCCAAGGTAGGAAGTTCCTTTACTTTTTTGAAAGCATCTTATTTGTTCCATTTAAAAATCACTTTAGAAACTTTGAAGGCTAAACAAGATTATGATAATAGCAGGACTCTATATATTGCTCTGTAAAGGGCATTGGTCAGTTTACAAAAGAATATTTTGCAGTTCTTAAAGGAtatgccctttttaaaaaaacaatgagaCAAGGCAAAAATATCAGAACATTTTGTTCTTTGGCCCTATCGCCAATCTTAAGTCTTTAACAAGATGGTTCTTGAGCCTTCCCTTTGAAAACAATGCTTTTCATAATCATGGTttaaggattgggggggggggttagatgcTTCTcttactttgttttttttaaatatatttaagaatACCATTCTACAGTTGTTCATTTTAGTGTGATGTTTTTCTAAAGAACTGGAAAAGTGACAGCCAAAGGGGTTATAATTGGGAAAACCAATACAGTACAACATGGTACATAGGATGAGAAATATTATGGTGGCATGTTTTCTGTATGAAGCTGGATAgttacaaatacagtggacccttgttatacattggggtttggttccaagatcccccgtggataacaaaatctgtggatgctcaagtcccattaaatataatgacatagcaaaatgatgttccttattaaaaaaaatggaaaatcaaggtctgatatttgaaatttatactttttgggaacattttcaaactgtggatgtttgaattcgtgtataataaatcagtgtataagaagggccgactgtatatagcTAGTATAGTATATACGGTAGCAGTAGTAAGCGGTAGCTAAGATCCAGAGTTCTGTCTGAGCAGAGAGGCTTTGAGTTTGAATTTCCCACAGAGGGAActtggtggctcagcagttaagatgccaactctgacgattgcaaggttggcaggtcagcagttcgagaCTCAAGCACCATGTGATGGAATGATCgcccatcactagccccagcttatGCCAACCCAGCCATTCGAAagcacaagtaaataaataggtaccactttagtgggaaggtaacaatgttcggtgcagtcatgctggccacatgatcacatgGTCCATGTATATTTCAAAGTgatggtcatgacctataaagcgcTATATGGCTTTGGTCCAGATTTTCTAAAAAACCATATCTCCTCATACCAACCAGAAAGCATCCTAAGATCTCCAGGAGAAGGCTTtgtctcagtcctgccaccatcacagactCCACAGGAAATTGGCAGATTTTGGAGAGGAGGTAGGGGGGTGACATGCTTCTAGCATGAGAAAAGTCCTAACTTTGTCAAAGTAAATGGAGCTCTTCATGGTTCTGCACCTCTAGCTAGTTTTGATCTATCATATCCTGTGAGTTCCCCACTCTAGAACAGGACAGGACACAGCTGTGCTCTGATGGACAAACACACCTGTCTCTTCCTAATCCTTGCAAAGTTATATTCTCTTGGCTGCAAAGACTTTGAGAATGATGGCATCGCATAAGTAACTTTCTCCAGTGGAGCATTGCTTTTTAAAGTTAGGTCATCCATCTTGTGCTGTGGGTTTTACATTCATGTCCTTCTAAGAATGTGTAATAAATTTGTAGCTTATACAAAGTGAGGAAAGGTGTTAGAAGATTAAATTTTATGGTTTCAACTTGTAACCATTGTGAGCACTCTGCTTTCTGGGATATTGGAAAAAAATAAGGACAGTAGTTAAGTCTGGGGACTGAAAAATAGAGCACTTGTTGGACACGTATAAAGGATATTTTGGAAATAGTACATCCAAGTCTGAAATCTCTGGAAAGCATTGCATATATGTACTGCTGCAAGGAGCAGTACATTCCTCTTTCATTGGATAGTTTTATAGAGCTCCCACAAGAATCTTCATAAACCTCCTTATCAAATTTGGTTCCAAGATATATTTTAGCTCTCACCAGAGTgtcttctttgcctctgtgtaattcattttgaaaatgtattaagCCTAGAGTGCTCTTTCTCTGTGATGAAGGGCCTTGGGACTTCATATCCTAGAAGTCCTAGAACGCCTACCAGCATAGTCAGTGATAAGGGGCTGTAGGAGTTATAGTAAACTCTTCTCATCCATGTGGGTTTAGTTCTGGGCCCATAGATGGGTGGGAAAAATGCAGATGGTGGTGACCTAGATTATTAGTTGGGTGGTGACATTCCTTTATTAAGCCATCAGTGTGCATATGCtgctattgaataatatggggcataaTGTGCTGCAGGTCATCAAATATGTTAATTGCTTGCATAATCCAAAATAGCTAGAGGGCCAGAGATTTCTTACCTATATTTTCAGGTTTCCATGATCCTTACTTGCAGCTGGACTGAACTGGCATGTTTTACTGTCTTTCTTGATTTCTCTTTGGTACATGGCCCAGCTACACATGCTCCTTCCAGTTTCTTGCTGTATCCCTTCCCGATAATGAAGTGGTTTTCTAGACCAGCACTTCCTAAAGTTGCCTGAAGGAAATGCTCTGCTACTGGAAGTGCTTGATGCTTATGCATCTGTGAAAGGAGGATTTGGAGCATCCTTTTTTTGTATGGAGGGGCTGCATATGAAGTCAATGGCTGCATATCTTCACTGACTGCATGCCGACTATCTGTTATCACAATAAATGTAAGGCTGTCAAAATGTGTGCCTATCTGGCAATTTGTCTtagtttttttggtttttaaaaatttcctggctgAGTTTTGACTGGAACCTAGTATGCATGACCTTCCATGTTCTTCTTTCTAGCATCTCCATCATTCTCTTAGCTTCTATTTGCTTTGCTCATTGGCCAGAAATAATGAGAAAAGGTGTCTAAAAATAAAGGTCTTCTAATCTTGTTTAATATTTACTTATATCACAGCCTTTTACGTTGGGGCATAAGGTGATTTACAACACGTTAAAACATCTTAATAAAACAAAGCAAGTTATAAATGCCAAGTTACCTGTTAATTTAAAATGtcataaacacatttttaaaagcagcaccTCCATTTAAACCCAGTTAGTTACTGAAGGCCTACCTGAATTGAAAGGTGTTTGCCTGATGGTGGAAAGACAACAAGATGGGGACTAGTCTAACTTCCCCAGGAAGGGTACTAAGTACCTTCCAACCACTagtattccatttttcttttctaaaggTACCCCTATAGTCTACAGATATCGACATTGTTCAGTCTTCCGTGGCTGTTTACCAGGGTATTAACTTACTAAAGATTTTTCAGTGAAGATTTTAGTAAACCTCAGACTTCTTCTAAATATGTGAACAGTCTTCTCTTGTTTTTGATGGTCCTGTTTTGGCTAATCTGCATGCACTCCTCACCATATTTCATTATTAGAAGGAGCAAGATGTAGGAATAGCATTGCTGTTATCAGTTAAATGACACATATGCAAAGTACTTTGCAGTCTTGAAGTGTGTATTGCTTGCCAAAAAAGCTatcaaggaagaaaaaatggtAATTATAAGTAAGATAAAATATAGatatgtgtttttcttttgtacaGTTACTGTATTCTCGAGGATTGTTGATCGACCTCCTGATTAAGTCAAATGTTAGTCGATATGCTGAGTTCAAAAATGTCACCCGGATACTTGCATTTCGAGAAGGGAGAGTGGAACAGGTACTCCAATGGACTGAACTGCACAAGTTGAGCTTGTGACCCA includes the following:
- the CHM gene encoding rab proteins geranylgeranyltransferase component A 1 isoform X2, coding for MADNLPSEFDVVVIGTGLPESIIAAACSRSGQRVLHVDSRNYYGGNWASFSFSGLLSWIKENKERAEPCGENTAWKELILENEEGIPLNKVDQTIRNVEDFCYAR